The following DNA comes from Plasmodium vivax chromosome 11, whole genome shotgun sequence.
CAAAGTGGTCGCGTGGCCAAacatgcaaaaaagaaaaaaaaaaagtacaggGCAACAAAAAACAGCCTTTACGCAGCGTAAACGCAGCACAAAGTGGAAGATTTGCGCACAGCAAAACAAAGTAAAAATTACGACGATGCTGCTAAAACGTGACCCATTCCGTTTGGCCAACGCGGAATGAAAATGCTCGATGGACACGGAACGCAGaaaaaagtacatacatatatataccccGCAGCAGcgtgtaaattttaaaaaagttagaACAATCGCTTGGGGGCAGGCGCTGCTTTTGCGAACCTTTGCTTTATTGGGGCTGTCACTTGGGCATCCCTGCGTATCTACATTTCTACTTTCTTATTACATACCAACACCGTCGTAAAATCTTATGCTTCCACGCCTTTGCCCgcgttttcccttttatgtagatcaagggggaaaaaggaacaaaaaaaagtaccctcCTATGTAGGGGGCAAAAATAGTGCAGCAAAATGGTGCAGCAAAATAGCGCATCGAAGTGCGGGGCACAAGCGGGGACGTTAAGAAGCTGAAAAAATGCACCCCGCAAATTTACCGCGCAACCTACAATCTTTCGTGCCAGCACACGCCCAACGTAAAAAGTAGTAGATTTTACCTGCTGCCTCTTCTCATTTGTTATTATAAACGTAATTCAGGAACATCTTACAAGTGGCAGGGACGTAACCCCCCACGTAtccccttttaaaaattaaccttTCGCAGAATTACGAGTGGCGAAATAAGGTTGACCAtatagaattaaaaaaaaaaaaaaaaaaaaaaatcacccgCCCAGTTATACGCTTTAATTTTGCGCATCATTTAATTTGCGAACATGGGAATATTTCCACCCCTGCTGCATATGCATACTTCACGTATATTGTAAAGTGGGTGAGCCGAACTCAAAACTGTTAGCCCCATTTAGCTCATCACCTTTGGGAGTTCGCATTCTTCGCCAAAATGGTTcgcataaataaaaaaaagctccTAAAAGAATTGTGTCAAAGCGTTAACTAAAAAAAGAGTTCCCGTTGGGGGACGCGCGAATGCACAAAAATACAGGGTCAAAAGTACACGCAAGAAAATGCACCGGGGAAAATGCCAAACAATTTCCACACAATAATGGGCGtacgtaaaaaatgcaacacgCACATGCGCACATGCGCAGATTGCTATGTGCGAACTGTACACCCCCGTGAGCAaccaaatgaacaaataaaactcGCATATGTCGCCGCatatcgcaaaaaaaaaaaaaaaaaaaaaaatatacagttcacgcatttttcttcttccctccaGTTGTTTCCCCTATTTCCACATATCAGCCTGCTCGTCCGGCATCTTAAAATCGCCAAACATTCCCGATGGCGGTGCGTACCCGAAATACTTCTGAATGTTCTGCCTCGTGAGCATCAACGTTAGGGTATAAATAAAAGTCGATGAGCAATGGTAcaagtttttttcttgtaaCCCCGTGTGCGTTAGTAAggtaaaggggaaaattggCTTAAacggcaaaatggcaattgTGAGTCCTTCAAATAAGCTAAAAAGCAACGGCATCATggacataaaaattaacccCGTTATTACATTCGACTTTGTCTTCAGCGTTGCcattgtttttgttttctctacatatatttcttccgttgtggctttttttttccctttttttttattgttactGTTGCTGCTGTTCCCATCGATTTTGCTCAGCAACCCatcttccttctccttctgaaCTTTTTCATACAATATTTTCAATTCTTCGTTCAGCTTTATAAACTTCTCATTTCTGTAAACGAATAGCCAACTTAAAAATTCGGAAAAAACTCCACACGCAATCGCAATTCcgatgatgatgaaaatGTCGATCTTCCTCACAGTGTCATCCATTTTCTTCGTTCGCAAAAAAATCTCCACATGTATCTGCCAAGCGGGAAAATAGCCTGCTTTCCGCGAACTGCGCAAAAATATTACACACTCAAAAAAGCGCGTAACTTTGCTTAAACCACTGCTGCGAAGGTAGAtagcttttgcttttttcgcCTTGCCAAAGGAAATACAGTGCAAAAAGGTGACACCTTTTTAACGCTTTGCAGtttaacgtttttttttctttctttattttttttcctccttttttttttttcttccaatgtgcaacacaaaaaatgggaaaaatggaaaagcgCAAGGGGTGGATCAACGGCGAGGTGGCCCTCCAAGCAAACTGCCACAAACGCGCAAATCACTTAACAACAATTCTGCGTCAgactttgctttttttttgcgtattaTACTTCCTCTCCGTTACGTTTATgcctttttacttaaaaacaatttggtcatatattttttttgcatacgcTGGTCTTCCTCGATTTACGCGTTGTGCCTTCCAACTTCGGCGGTTAGCGGGAAGCTCCACAAATGggcacatacacatgtacagatatgtgtgtacatacgtatggTAGTGTTTGGAAATAATTCCCTCATACACtgcgcccctttttcctctcctcctttGAGCATCCCATATGTGTGTTCGCGGTCAGTTAGCTATATAGCAGTGGCTGGCAATTCGTGCGAACGGCAAACCTGCTCACAGCGAATGCAGCAGCTGTGTGCCGGCATATAGTGAGTACGGACGCAGGCGCATTTACGCGTAGGTAAGCACGTGGCTTGCTAACCCTTATCGCTGGAGTGCCACGTTATTCCCTTTGGCGCTCCCGCTGGGATgacggaaaaaaataacaaaatgacGATATGGCAAATGGCACTATATTGCTGGTTATAAAGCCACCCCCAGGAGGATTGTGACCCTctgaattttacaaaaaaacgaaaatcTTATTTTCTCAAAGGGAAAACATCATTTGGGCATTTATGCATAGCGAAGCGTTCTTTATttcaccaaaaaggggatgcgataagggggggggaaaaaaaaatgaagataagTGGTTAGTACTATGTAACATGAATTGCAAGCCACGTATCGAAATATCCACGCGCTAATGTTATTtccaaattgaaaaaaaaataaaaaaattcctctCGTATGGATATCACTTATCCCACAGCgctgaatttttttgctaatttatGACGcggtgaaagaaaaaaaaaataaaaaaaaacgcacgaACCGATCCACATGGAACGTTCACGCTCacctataaaaaaaaaaaacacagaatTGAATGCAACTTTCGAAAAAAAGAGCGCTCCTGTGAACATCCATTCCGAGGAGGTAAAAATGCTAACCGTGCCGATGGCGTTTTCTTCATAACGTACAAAAATaggcatacatatatacacgcTTACGCGCACAAACACGCTTAAAACGTA
Coding sequences within:
- a CDS encoding hypothetical protein, conserved (encoded by transcript PVX_115070A), with amino-acid sequence MDDTVRKIDIFIIIGIAIACGVFSEFLSWLFVYRNEKFIKLNEELKILYEKVQKEKEDGLLSKIDGNSSNSNNKKKGKKKATTEEIYVEKTKTMATLKTKSNVITGLIFMSMMPLLFSLFEGLTIAILPFKPIFPFTLLTHTGLQEKNLYHCSSTFIYTLTLMLTRQNIQKYFGYAPPSGMFGDFKMPDEQADMWK